TTAACAAAATGGTTAAGTTCATGCCTCATGCCTATGTTCGATATTACTATTGATTCCATTGAATGACGAGATTAAAAAGAGTTTCAAGCCACATTCATTTGTAAAAAATGCAACAGAATTTAGATCCGCTTTTTTTCGGATCCATTCTGTTGCACGAAGTTCAACGTAATGGTTGAATTGCTCTTTTATATTACACATTTTTAAAAGAAAAACGCTGCTTCTTCTTCTTTCTTCACAACCTGCATCACTTTAGTAGTATTCACCAATTCGTTAGCTAGTCGATTCAGTCTAAAAAGAATATCATCATCCACAATTATTTTCCGATCATATTGCTTCTCTTCAATAAAAACATACTTAGGAACCACCACCGCTCTCATATATGAGAGAATCGGTTTCAACTGCTATTCTGCTACTAAATAATGTTTGGAAGAGCCAGCTGTAACCACAATTCCGATAACTTTTTCCTTGAACCCATTAACCGGAAGTAAATCAAATAAGTTCTTAAGTGTTCCCGGGATCGAAGCTTGAAAAACAGGGGTTCCGATGATATATAATCGCCTAGATCAATGAGTTCTACTTCGAAATCCGGATGCTTTTCTATAATATTATTAAGTGCTTGCTGTACAGCGATTCTAGTCTTCGATCCAACAATAGACCCTGATATCCTAATGATCTTCATCATAACCCCTCCTTCTTATTTCTTAGTAGCTGTAGCGCGTCTTACGGCTGGTGCTACTTCAGATGCGAACAAGTCAATAATTTGTTCCACTTGAGGATAAGGTAACCCACCAACATCAATTTGAGCTAGAAAACGGTTATGTCCGTACATCTCATGCTGATAGAGGATCTTCTCTACAATTTGTTGTGGACTACCCACAAGCAGCGCATTTCTCACACTTATCGCTTCCGCAAATTGATCCTTCGGATAACTCGATCCGCGAAGCTCTTTCATCAAGTGATTGAGATAAGGATAGTAATTGCGGAATGCTTTTTGTGAGTCCGGATCAATATACATTAATGAAGTAGTGCTGACTGGAAGCTCCGCTGGATTAAATCCTGATTGTGCTGCAACCATACGATACGCGTCCACCGAACCCTTAAAAGCAGATGACGGGCCGCCAAGGGTGGTCAGCATCATCGGAATCCCCATTCTTCCTGCTTTAATTGCACTTGCTGGGGGTCCTCCAACGGCTCGCCAGATTGGCAATTTGCCATTCAAAGGTTTAGGGAAGATTTCCATATCATTTAAAGCAGGGCGGTATTTCCCTTCCCACGTGATACGATCAGACTCATTTATTTTCATAAGTAATTCAATTTTCTCTTCGAATAATTCTTCGTAATCTCTTACGTCATAACCAAAGAGTTCATAAGCACCAAGACGCGATCCGCGTCCAGCAACAATCTCTGCTCTACCGCCGGATAACAAATCCAAAGTTGCGAAGTCCTCATATACACGTACAGGATCTGCAGTGCTTAGCACAGTGGCTGAACTTACAAGCTTTATACGCTCGGTAGCATTTGCTATAGCTCCAAGGACAACCGAGGCTGCAGAGGTAATGAATTTCGGTTGATGACTCTCACCTACTCCAAATACATCTAATCCAGCATCCTCAGCTAATTTGGCAGCAGATACGATCTCTTGAATCCGTTGTCGTTCACTAATTGCTTTACCTGTTAAGGCATCTGTGGTGTGATCACCTAACGTGTATAAACCTAGCTCCAACCCTTTTCTCTCATCGATTCTATATTGTTCCATCATGATAATATCCTCTTTTCATAGCTGTATTAAGTTTAACGGATAGGATGAAGCTTCGATTCAATCTCTTCACGACGTTCTTCCAGAAATGAAGGTAAGGTCAAATTCTCTCCTAGTGCATCAAAAGCTTCATCAATCTCAAATCCTGGGCCATCTGTAGCAAGCTCAAAGAGAATATGGTTCGGATCCCGGAAATACAAGGAATGGAAGTAATAACGATCAATGACCCCCGTATTTTTAAACCCTGCAGCAGTGATTTTGGCGGCCCATTCGGTTAATTCTTCAACATCCTTCACTCTAATAGCCACATGATGAATACTGCCTCTACCTGGTCTCTCCCGATCCTTGTCATTTATTTCTTTGAGCTGAAGTTCAGTGTACAAACCACCCTTATCTGTTTCAAAAATATCCACCATAACCTTCGGATCACCCATGGAAGGCACTGTCCGAACTTGTGTATAGCCTAAAATATCTTCCAAAACCGCTTTTGTTCGGCTAGCCTCACGTACAGTCAATTCAACGGGTCCTAACCCCACGATGGCATACTTTGTAGGGATATCTTCTGTAATCCACGGTTCAACGAGCTCAATTCCGTTATCTTTTTCAGCAGATACTAGATGGACCATCAATTCATCCCTATCATAAAAAGTAAGCGACTTACGCTCCCCTATACTTACAATAGCTTCATGAGGTACTTCAAAAGAATCTAATCGACTAGCCCAATATGACAAGGCTTCATCACTAGGAACAAGAAGGGAGAAAGAACTAATACTGTTCGTCCCTTTGCGAGTCCGACCTGCATTTGGCATTTCAAAGAAAGATACCTCGGTGCCAGGAGCGCCATTGCGATTGCCGTAAAATAGATGGTACATGGAAGGATCGTCCTGATTTACTGTTTTCTTCACAAGTCTTAGGCCCAGTACCTCTGTATAAAACCACAAGTTTTGTTTAGCGTCTTTAGTAATCATGGACACATGATGTTGTCCGTTTATGGGTTGTTGTTTCATTTTAAAAACCTCCTAGTTGAATCGTATTGAATTTAAGTTTACTAGTATACTGATGGAGAAAAAAGTAAGCTTTATGATTAATAAAGCTTGTCATTACTACTGGACCCCTCGCGGGAGCCGATTCACATCTTGACTATGCCGATGAATTTTCTTAAGCATGCTGTAAAATACTTTCTTCTCCTCGTCAGTCAATGGATCGAATAACGAAGCTTGGAAGTCTGATTGCAAAGGCAACACCTTCTCGATAAGTGTTTGACCCTTTTCCGTTAAAGTAATGTACTTCACTTTCCAATCCTGTTTGCGTTCAATGAACTCTTCCTTCTCTAATCGGCCTAACATATGCGATACTCCGCCTTTAGTAATGGTTAGGTGCTCGGCGATCTCCATCTGTGTCACAGGTTGATGTATTAATATTTGTACCAATGTATCGAACTGATTGACAGTTAAGCCAAATTGTTTCAAGAACTCATTAGAAAGATCGTTACTATTCTCATATACCCTTACCAGCCGTAACCAGATCAATAAGCTTAACTGGTTATCTTCAGTGAATCCATTATTCCTCATTTGGTCACGCCCATCATTTGTTTATTTTGTTTGTGATTTGATTTGTTAATATGAGTATACTAGTAAACTGATAAGGAGTCAAGCATAGCAGGAATCCTACTTGCTTGCCAAATACCAATTTGGAATATAGGTTTGAAAATCATCATACCACTTCAGAACACTTTCCGCCCTGCTCAGCATATCAGCAACGTCCTCTTTCCCAAATGGAATGGCCCAATAAATGCTTGATAACTGGTTGCTAGCAATATATAAAGCCATCATTTTAAAGAACAAGTCCGGGACATTGTTATTAAAATATCCATGAATACGACCCGAAGCGAACTCTGCACTTATCATCGCACAAAATGTAATTCGATTAAATTCCTCCCACGGATCACCATCATCAAACCTGTTGAAATCAATAATCCCCAAATCACCCGACTTCGTAACGATCATGTTTCCCACATGGTAGTCACCATGCTGAAAAGTTTGAGGGCGTCCGTCAAGTAAGTATCGATTCGCCTCTATAAATTGAATGACTTGATCTTCTCCCTTTAGAACAATGCCGCATGCTTTATAGTTGGTAATGTATTTATCGATCTTCCGATTATAATAATCAGCCCACGGCACTTGATCTTTCCCCGCAGGCATTTGATGTATAGATTGTAAGTATTGTCCCGCTTTCACACCCAATTGATATTGCTCTTCTACACTTAGCGTAGGGATAATCTTTTCCGCATCCTCCCCATCAATCCAAGTCAATAAGGAATATACACTCTGACCACCATTGCATACCCCAAACTGTAGCGGCCTTGACATCAAAATATCTTGATCTACCAGCCGTAGAATTGCTTCGTATTCCCGCTTTTTCTGATCATATTGAGAAATATCTGATGTTCTCAGCAAAAGTTCGCTGCCACTAATGGTCTTTATGTAGTATTTCTTATCCTTTGACCAACCTTTATGAACAGGCTCAACACTTACCCATGTAGCGGCTTCCGGTATGTCTTTATAGAAAGAATCCATTTCACTTCACCCTCCTTTTACTTTTTTTGATTGATTAGTAAAATTTCCTTGTTATTTCCTAGAAGAATATTCTAATTCAATTGATACTGTAGCAACAATAGTGTATGATACATAGTATAAAACATATACTGTATGACATACATTAATATCATTTTTAGTATCCATACAATGGCGGCAAGTATTTAAATGAGAAATATAATGAGGTGGGTGAATGAGTACTTTATTAAACTCCTTAATTACAGAGCTTAGGAGAGGTACGTTAACACTAGCTGTTTTAAGTCAATTACGAACACCACAGTATGGATACTCGCTCGTTCAATTACTGGAGGAATCCAGCATCGCTATTGATCAAAGCACCTTGTATCCATTGCTTCGCCGATTAGAGAAACAGGAACTAGTGACGAGTAGCTGGGACACATCCGAGAGCAGACCCCGTAAGTATTATGTCTTAAGTGACTATGGCGTAGAAATTTTTTTGCAGCTAAAGGAAGAATGGCTTAAGAATTCGAAAGAACTCTACGGCCTATTACAAGGGGAGGATGACCATGAAGCTGATTGAGATTTACATCCATGAAGTGACTCGGAGGCTACCAGAACAAACTCGGGAGGATATCGCTCTCGAATTACGATCAACCATAGAGGATATGTTACCGGATGATCCTGATGAACAAGAGGTCAAGGCTGTACTTGCTAAGTTGGGGAATCCTGCAGTATTAGCCAGTGAATATCGCGACCAGCCCATGCATCTCATCGGACCACGTTATTATGAGTTATATCTTACCTTATTAAAAATGATAATACCGATTGCTGTAGTGGTTTCTTTAATCGCGATGACTGCCGAATATCTGATCGGGTATAGCGGCGATCAATCAGTGGCGGGGATTGTTACGACTGTTATAAGCAAAGGTATTGCTAGTATCCTTGAGGTAGGAATCCAAGTCTTTTTTTGGATAACTATAGTTTTTGCTATCATCGAACGAACGGATAACGGAAAAGAGAAACACCCCTTCACAACAAAAATGAGCAAATGGACACCTGATGATTTGAAGGACATCACTCCTATTCATAAGAAAAAAGCGATTAAGAATTTTGAAGTATTCAGTAGTTTTTTCTGGATTGCGATATGGGCTACCTTATATTTTAATGCTGAGCATTTGATCGGTGTATATAAAGGGGGTACAGGTGTACTTGATTTTGTCGCACCCGTTTTTAATCAGGATGTATTACTTCAGTATTGGCCTATTGTTCTTGTAGTGATCGGATTTGAAGCCGCAT
This Paenibacillus sp. FSL R5-0345 DNA region includes the following protein-coding sequences:
- a CDS encoding LLM class flavin-dependent oxidoreductase — encoded protein: MMEQYRIDERKGLELGLYTLGDHTTDALTGKAISERQRIQEIVSAAKLAEDAGLDVFGVGESHQPKFITSAASVVLGAIANATERIKLVSSATVLSTADPVRVYEDFATLDLLSGGRAEIVAGRGSRLGAYELFGYDVRDYEELFEEKIELLMKINESDRITWEGKYRPALNDMEIFPKPLNGKLPIWRAVGGPPASAIKAGRMGIPMMLTTLGGPSSAFKGSVDAYRMVAAQSGFNPAELPVSTTSLMYIDPDSQKAFRNYYPYLNHLMKELRGSSYPKDQFAEAISVRNALLVGSPQQIVEKILYQHEMYGHNRFLAQIDVGGLPYPQVEQIIDLFASEVAPAVRRATATKK
- a CDS encoding HAAS signaling domain-containing protein is translated as MKLIEIYIHEVTRRLPEQTREDIALELRSTIEDMLPDDPDEQEVKAVLAKLGNPAVLASEYRDQPMHLIGPRYYELYLTLLKMIIPIAVVVSLIAMTAEYLIGYSGDQSVAGIVTTVISKGIASILEVGIQVFFWITIVFAIIERTDNGKEKHPFTTKMSKWTPDDLKDITPIHKKKAIKNFEVFSSFFWIAIWATLYFNAEHLIGVYKGGTGVLDFVAPVFNQDVLLQYWPIVLVVIGFEAALAIYKLIKKQWTKGLALCATALELLVIIVFAIILRNPNVFNQEFITYMSDLFNITTNQFKTGLVGGGISLFILVAALNIYEGFRKARI
- a CDS encoding ring-cleaving dioxygenase, with protein sequence MKQQPINGQHHVSMITKDAKQNLWFYTEVLGLRLVKKTVNQDDPSMYHLFYGNRNGAPGTEVSFFEMPNAGRTRKGTNSISSFSLLVPSDEALSYWASRLDSFEVPHEAIVSIGERKSLTFYDRDELMVHLVSAEKDNGIELVEPWITEDIPTKYAIVGLGPVELTVREASRTKAVLEDILGYTQVRTVPSMGDPKVMVDIFETDKGGLYTELQLKEINDKDRERPGRGSIHHVAIRVKDVEELTEWAAKITAAGFKNTGVIDRYYFHSLYFRDPNHILFELATDGPGFEIDEAFDALGENLTLPSFLEERREEIESKLHPIR
- a CDS encoding MarR family winged helix-turn-helix transcriptional regulator, yielding MRNNGFTEDNQLSLLIWLRLVRVYENSNDLSNEFLKQFGLTVNQFDTLVQILIHQPVTQMEIAEHLTITKGGVSHMLGRLEKEEFIERKQDWKVKYITLTEKGQTLIEKVLPLQSDFQASLFDPLTDEEKKVFYSMLKKIHRHSQDVNRLPRGVQ
- a CDS encoding PadR family transcriptional regulator → MSTLLNSLITELRRGTLTLAVLSQLRTPQYGYSLVQLLEESSIAIDQSTLYPLLRRLEKQELVTSSWDTSESRPRKYYVLSDYGVEIFLQLKEEWLKNSKELYGLLQGEDDHEAD
- a CDS encoding aminoglycoside phosphotransferase family protein produces the protein MDSFYKDIPEAATWVSVEPVHKGWSKDKKYYIKTISGSELLLRTSDISQYDQKKREYEAILRLVDQDILMSRPLQFGVCNGGQSVYSLLTWIDGEDAEKIIPTLSVEEQYQLGVKAGQYLQSIHQMPAGKDQVPWADYYNRKIDKYITNYKACGIVLKGEDQVIQFIEANRYLLDGRPQTFQHGDYHVGNMIVTKSGDLGIIDFNRFDDGDPWEEFNRITFCAMISAEFASGRIHGYFNNNVPDLFFKMMALYIASNQLSSIYWAIPFGKEDVADMLSRAESVLKWYDDFQTYIPNWYLASK